GGAACTGACTTGGCGAAAACTCAAAAAAGAACCGCCCCGCCGGCTAATGTGCTGACGGGGCGGTTCTTTTTATTAAAAGCGGACCGCTAGAAAATCTGCGGATAGGTCTTCACAAAGGCGTCCAGGCGTTCGCGGGACTTGGCGATGCGTTCGCGCAGGGACGCGCGGTAAGCGTCCATGTCCGCGATGGGCTTTCTGGCCACGCCCGTATCCATGGCAGCCTGGGCCACGGCGGCGGATTCGAACTCGATAAGACGCAGGTCAATCGGTTTGGGGATGATGTAGTCGATGCCGAATTCAAGCTTGTCCACGCCGTACGCCTGAACAACATAGTCCGGCACCGGTTCCTTGGCCAATGCGGCCAGGGCCTTGGCTGCCGCCAATTTCATTTCCTCGTTGATATTGGAGGCCATGACGTCGAGAGCCCCACGAAAGATAAAGGGGAAACCAAGGACATTGTTGATCTGGTTGGGGTAATCCGAACGGCCCGTGCCCATGATGGCGTCGGGACGGGCTTCCTTGGCCTCGGTATAGGAGATTTCCGGAACGGGATTGGCGCAGGCGAAAATGATCGGGTGTTTACCCATGCTCCTGACCATGTCCTGACTGACAACACCACCCTTGGACAGGCCCAGAAACATGTCCGCGCCGACCATGGCTTCCGCCAGGGAGGCGTAAGCTTTTTCCGTAGCGAACTCGCGCTTCTGCGCATTCAAGTCCGTGCGGCCGGTGTGCATGTGCCCGCGAGAGTCGAACATGGCGACGTTTTCGAGCTTTACGCCCAGGGCCACATAAAGGCGGGTGCATGAAATGGCCGCCGCGCCCGCGCCGGAGACGACAATACGCAGATCCTCGATCTTCTTGCCCGTGATTTCCAGCGCATTGATCAGCCCGGCGGCAGAGATGATGGCCGTGCCGTGCTGGTCATCGTGGAAGACCGGAATATTCATTTCCTTTTTGAGCTTGTCCTCGATGTAGAAGCATTCCGGGGACTTGATATCTTCGAGGTTGATTCCGCCAAAGGTCGGCTCCATGGCTTTGACGATCTCGCAGAGCTTGTCGGGATCGGTCACATCAAGGTTGATGTCGTAAACATCCACGTCTGCAAAAATCTTGAAGAGGAGCCCCTTGCCTTCCATGACCGGCTTGCCCGCATAGGCACCGATGTTACCAAGCCCCAGCACGGCCGTGCCGTTGGACACGACGGCGACGAGGTTGCCTCGGCCCGTGTACTTGTAGGTCAGATCCGGATCCTTGGCGATGGCCAGGCAGGATTCGGCCACGCCTGGGCTGTAGGCCATGGTCAAATGCTTCTGGGTGGAATAGGGCTTGATCGGCACGACTTCGATTTTGCCGGGACGGACTTCGGAATGATAATCCAATGCTTCCTGGGGTGTGAAAAGAGCCATGTTGTCCTCCAGATGTGATGCCGCATGGGCGGCGTTGATATTCATTCGCATCCCCTTCAAAGGGGTCAAGGCACAAGGCGACGCCCCGCATATCTTCCGGTTGTTACGCAGCGTATGCGGCCAGCGTTCGCACAGAACATGCCGGAGCGTCTGGTTTCGCAACTAACATGAATAAAAATGATAAACGTCACGCCTGGATTTGCGGGATGGCGTGTTTATGCGGGTGGAAGAAGGGCGGCCACGCAGGGCCGCCCCTACGATACACCACCCTGAAATCCATCACCATTACCGCACCAAAGATGCATCGTCACAAAATCCGTCCACGTCGGCGGTTGGCCCAGCAATGCATCGTCCCGGAATCCATCCATATCGTCGGGACGAACCAACGATGCATCGTCCCGGAACCCATCCATATCGTCGGGACGAACCAACGACGCGTCATCCCGAAACCCACCAAACCGTAGGGGCGGCCCTGCGTGGCCGCCCTTCTTCCGCCCTGCGTGGCCGCCCTTCTTCCGCCCTGCGTGGCCGCCCTTCTTCCGCCCTGCGTGGCCGCCCTTCTTCCGCCCTGCGTGGCCGCCCTTCTTCCGCCCCGCGTCCCCCTATTCCAGCCCCGCCGCCTTCCGGTCCGGCTGTACGTACAATTCCCCGCCATGGGAATCATTGATGACCAAAAGCGGGAAGTCGACCACGGTCAGTTCGCGGATGGCCTCCGGCCCGAGCTCGTCAAAGGCGATGACCTTGGCCGCCGTGATGCATTTGGACAACAGCGCCCCGGCTCCGCCCGTGGCGCCGAAGTACACGGCCGTGTGGTCCGAGAGGGCCTGCTTGACCGCGTCGCTCCTTTTGCCCTTGCCCACCGAGGCCTTGCAGCCGAGCGAATGCAGGCGCGGGGCGTAGGTGTCCATGCGGTAGCTGGTGGTCGGCCCGGCTGCGCCGATGGGACGGCCGGGAGGGGCGGGGCTTGGCCCCACGTAGTAGATAACCGAGCCTTTGAGATCGAAGGGCAGGGGCTCCGCCTTGTCCAGAAGGTCAACCAGCCTTTTGTGGGCGGCGTCACGGGCCGTGTAAATGGTACCCGTCAGCCGAACCACGTCGCCGGCCCTGAGCTTTGTCGTGTCGTCGTCCGTGAGGGGCGTGCGCAGCGTGTATTCGGCCATTAGAGCTCCACCTCCTGGTGCCTGGAGGAATGACACTGGATATTCACGGCCAGGGGCAGGCTTGCGATGTGGCAGGGGCTCATGGCGATCTTGACGCCCAGACACGTGGTCTTGCCGCCGAGGCCCATGGGGCCGATGCCGAGTTTGTTCAAGGCTTCGAGGAGTTCGTCCTCCATGGCCGCGAGCTTCGGATCCGGGTTCACGTCATCCAGTTTCCTGAGCAGGGCTTTTTTGGCCAGGATGGGCGCGTAGTCGAAGGTCCCGCCGACACCGATGCCGACGATGGTCGGCGGGCAGGGGTTGGGACCGGCCTCGGCCACGCGTTCGATGACGAACTTCTTGATACCCGCCCAGCCTTGGGCCGGGGCGAGCATGGTCACGCGGGACATGTTCTCGCTGCCTCCGCCCTTGGCCATGAAGGCGATTTTCAGCCCATCTCCGGGCACGATGTCGAAATGGATGATGGCCGGGGTGTTGTCCTTCGTGTTGGCGCGGGTCAGGGGGTCGCAGGCGGACTTGCGCAGGTAGCCTTCGGCGTAGCCCTTGCGCACGCCCTCGTTGATGGCTTCGCGGATGTTCATGCCTTCGACGCGCATGTCCTCGCCCAGCTCCACGAAGAAGACGGCCAGCCCCGTGTCCTGGCACAGGGGCAGGCCCGTCTGTTCAGCCAGTTCATAGTTTTCGGTCAACTGGCGGAAAACTTCCCTTGCCGCCGGGGATTCCTCCCGGGCCGCGCACTCGGCGAAGCGCTTCCGCACATCTTTGGGCAGGTAGCGGTTGGAATCCACGCACATGGTGGCGACCGCATCGATGACTTGTCTGGCGCGCAGTGTCCGCATGGCTTATTTCCCGAGAAACTGTTTGATGGCCGTGATGCCCATTTTGCGCCGCAGGAAACCGAGCTGGTTCTGGAGTGGCAGGTTCTTGGGACAGATGTCTTCGCAGGCGAGGAGCCCCATGCAGCCGAAGATGCCGTAATCGTTGCCGATGATCTCGAAGTACTCCTTGTCCGTGCGCTGGTCGCGCGGATCGACGACAAAGCGGGCGACGCGATTCAGGGCCGCCGCGCCCAGAAAGTCGTCACGCATGCGGGCCGTGCCGCAGGCCGCGATGCAGCAGCCGCATTCCACGCAGCGTTCGAGCTCGTAGATCTGCTCGGCCACGGCGTTGTCCATGCGTTCCTCTTCTTTGGTGTGATCGAATTCCTTGGTGGTATGAATCCAGGACTCGGTCTTCTGGTACATTTCGCGGAACCACACGCCCGTGTCCACGGACAGGTCGCCGATGAGCTTGAAGACCGGCAGCGGCAACAGGGTGATTGTTTCCGGCAGGTCCTTGGTCTTGGTCTGGCAGGCCAGACGCGGCCGGCCGTTGACGACCATGCCGCAGGAGCCGCAGATGCCGGCGCGGCAGCAGAAGTCGAAGATCAGGCCAGGATCCTGTTCCTCGCGCAGACGGTTGAGCGCGATGAAGAGGGTCATGTTCTCGGTCTCGTCCAGCGTGAAGGCTTGCATGCGCGGCTGGGAGGCCGGTTCCTCGGGATTGTAGCGGAAGATGTCGAATTTCAGTGTTCTGCCCATGGTTTCCTCCTAGCGCTTGATGGTCTTGGCCGCGATGGTTTCGGGATCGGCCTGGATGATGGTGCCGCCGCCGTAGCCGCGGTCGCCCGGAGGAATCTCGAAGTGGGGGGTGGCGTCCTCGTATTTGAGCACCGGCATGTCCGCGTTTTCGGGCCAGTAGGCCAGGGTGCGGCTGAGCCAGTTCTTGTCGTCGCGGGCCGGGAAATCCTCGCGGTTATGACTGCCTCGGCTCTCCTTGCGGGCCAGGGCCCCGGCGGCGATGCCCAAAGCCAGGCGCACCTGGCCGCGCAGCTTGAGGGCCGCGGCCACTTCGTGGTTGGCGCCAAGGCCGTTTGAGACCAGGCCGATCCTGCCCGAGCGTTCATAGATGCCCTGCAGGGTTTCGATGCAGGTCAGCAGATCCTTTTCATTGCGGAAGACGAAACAGCCGGTCATCAGCGCTTCCTGCATCTCGGCGCGCACCTTGTAGACGTTCTCCTTGCCCAAGCGGCCGGCGATGAGATCGTCGATGCGCTGCTGCTGGCGCTTGACCTCGGCGTTGATGACGGCGGTGGAGTAGGTGGTTTCGGTCCCATGCAGGTATTCGACGATGCACTTGCCGATGATGCCGCCGGCGACCACGGTCTCGGCCAGGGAGTTGCCGCCCAGACGGTTGAAGCCGTGCATGTCCCAGCAGGCCGACTCACCGGCGGAGTAGAGGCCCTTCAGACCATAGGCCGCGCCGGTCTTGTCCGTGCGGATGCCGGACATGGTGTAGTGCTGGGTCGGGCGCACCGGAATGAGCTGGGTGCGGGCGTCCACGCCGAGGAAGTTTTTGCAGATCTCGTCCACTTCGCGCAGCTTGGTGGAGATGTGCTTGTCACCCAGGTGGCGGATGTCGAGCCAGAGGTGCTCGCCGTAGGCGGATTTTACGCCGTGGCCTGCGCGCATGTGTTCGGTCATGCGCCGGGCGACCACGTCGCGGGAGGCCAGTTCGGCTTTTTCGGGCTCGTAGATGTGCATGAAGCGCTCTTCATTCACATCGAGGAGCGTGCCGCCATCGCCGCGGCAGCCTTCGGTCACCAGGATGTCCGTGGGCACGATGCCCGTGGGGTGGAACTGGATGGACTCGGGGTTGCCGATGGGCACCACACCTGTTTCCTGGGCGATGGCGTTGCCCGCGCCGTCGCAGATGACCGCGTTGGTCGTGGCCGAGTAGAGGCGTCCGTAGCCACCGGTGCAGATAGCCGTGGCCTTGGCCAGATAGACTTCGAGCTTGCCGGTACGCAGACAGCGCACCACCGCGCCCATGCATTTTTCGCCGTCATGAATGAGGGAGATGGCTTCCTTGCGGTCAAGGACCGTGATGCCAAGCTCAGCGCACTTGTTGTCCATGGTGCACATGACCGCGTGGCCCGTGCCGTCGGAGGTGTAGCAGGTGCGCCACTTGGCCGTGCCGCCGAAGGAACGGGCCGTGATCAGGCCTTCCTTTTCGGGTTTCTCAAATTTTTCAAACTTCTCGCCGCCCTTAAAATAAAAGGACTTGCCCGGCACCACGCGGTTCCATGGCACGCCCCAATGGGCCAAGCGGCGCATCTCGATAGGCGCGGTGTCGGCGAACATGCGGGCCACTTCCTGGTCGCAGCCCCAGTCCGAGCCCTTGACCGTGTCCATGAAGTGCACATCTGTATTATCCCCCTCGCCCATGGCGCAGTTGCCGATGGCGGCCTGCATACCGCCCTGGGCAGCGGAAGAGTGGGAACGCCTGGCCGGAACAATGGACAGGCAGACAACGTCGAATCCGGCCAGGGCCGATTCCACGGCCACGCGTTCGCCGGCC
This DNA window, taken from Desulfomicrobium sp. ZS1, encodes the following:
- a CDS encoding malic enzyme-like NAD(P)-binding protein, translating into MALFTPQEALDYHSEVRPGKIEVVPIKPYSTQKHLTMAYSPGVAESCLAIAKDPDLTYKYTGRGNLVAVVSNGTAVLGLGNIGAYAGKPVMEGKGLLFKIFADVDVYDINLDVTDPDKLCEIVKAMEPTFGGINLEDIKSPECFYIEDKLKKEMNIPVFHDDQHGTAIISAAGLINALEITGKKIEDLRIVVSGAGAAAISCTRLYVALGVKLENVAMFDSRGHMHTGRTDLNAQKREFATEKAYASLAEAMVGADMFLGLSKGGVVSQDMVRSMGKHPIIFACANPVPEISYTEAKEARPDAIMGTGRSDYPNQINNVLGFPFIFRGALDVMASNINEEMKLAAAKALAALAKEPVPDYVVQAYGVDKLEFGIDYIIPKPIDLRLIEFESAAVAQAAMDTGVARKPIADMDAYRASLRERIAKSRERLDAFVKTYPQIF
- a CDS encoding Fe-S-containing hydro-lyase — its product is MAEYTLRTPLTDDDTTKLRAGDVVRLTGTIYTARDAAHKRLVDLLDKAEPLPFDLKGSVIYYVGPSPAPPGRPIGAAGPTTSYRMDTYAPRLHSLGCKASVGKGKRSDAVKQALSDHTAVYFGATGGAGALLSKCITAAKVIAFDELGPEAIRELTVVDFPLLVINDSHGGELYVQPDRKAAGLE
- a CDS encoding fumarate hydratase; this encodes MRTLRARQVIDAVATMCVDSNRYLPKDVRKRFAECAAREESPAAREVFRQLTENYELAEQTGLPLCQDTGLAVFFVELGEDMRVEGMNIREAINEGVRKGYAEGYLRKSACDPLTRANTKDNTPAIIHFDIVPGDGLKIAFMAKGGGSENMSRVTMLAPAQGWAGIKKFVIERVAEAGPNPCPPTIVGIGVGGTFDYAPILAKKALLRKLDDVNPDPKLAAMEDELLEALNKLGIGPMGLGGKTTCLGVKIAMSPCHIASLPLAVNIQCHSSRHQEVEL
- a CDS encoding fumarate reductase iron-sulfur subunit — translated: MGRTLKFDIFRYNPEEPASQPRMQAFTLDETENMTLFIALNRLREEQDPGLIFDFCCRAGICGSCGMVVNGRPRLACQTKTKDLPETITLLPLPVFKLIGDLSVDTGVWFREMYQKTESWIHTTKEFDHTKEEERMDNAVAEQIYELERCVECGCCIAACGTARMRDDFLGAAALNRVARFVVDPRDQRTDKEYFEIIGNDYGIFGCMGLLACEDICPKNLPLQNQLGFLRRKMGITAIKQFLGK
- a CDS encoding fumarate reductase flavoprotein subunit, which gives rise to MYTHTSDLLVIGAGLAGERVAVESALAGFDVVCLSIVPARRSHSSAAQGGMQAAIGNCAMGEGDNTDVHFMDTVKGSDWGCDQEVARMFADTAPIEMRRLAHWGVPWNRVVPGKSFYFKGGEKFEKFEKPEKEGLITARSFGGTAKWRTCYTSDGTGHAVMCTMDNKCAELGITVLDRKEAISLIHDGEKCMGAVVRCLRTGKLEVYLAKATAICTGGYGRLYSATTNAVICDGAGNAIAQETGVVPIGNPESIQFHPTGIVPTDILVTEGCRGDGGTLLDVNEERFMHIYEPEKAELASRDVVARRMTEHMRAGHGVKSAYGEHLWLDIRHLGDKHISTKLREVDEICKNFLGVDARTQLIPVRPTQHYTMSGIRTDKTGAAYGLKGLYSAGESACWDMHGFNRLGGNSLAETVVAGGIIGKCIVEYLHGTETTYSTAVINAEVKRQQQRIDDLIAGRLGKENVYKVRAEMQEALMTGCFVFRNEKDLLTCIETLQGIYERSGRIGLVSNGLGANHEVAAALKLRGQVRLALGIAAGALARKESRGSHNREDFPARDDKNWLSRTLAYWPENADMPVLKYEDATPHFEIPPGDRGYGGGTIIQADPETIAAKTIKR